The window CGTACGGTTGCTGCTCGGATCCAAGCCAACCCCCGTACCAATAATGGGAGCAAGTTCTGCCGGATGTTCTACCTGCAAGCAGTGCAACAGAAGCAAGGTTGCACTCTCCTGTCGGGTAATATCCAGAGCTTGCTGGAAGACAGCTTCCGCTGGAGCACAACGGTCAAGAGCCACGAGAATTTTCTTCGACTCCATGGTACTTTTCCTAAAACCATCTTTCTAGTATGACATGTAGGTCGTTCGCAAATAGGGCACTGGGGAGGGTGGGAGATGGGAAGATAGAAAGGTACGATCGATAGTGGTTTTCCACGATCCGAGTTGTCTTGAGCTTGTGGTAGAGGACCCCAGTTTTCCATTCCCATTTTTCCCGCCCACCTTGCAAACCTACCCACAGTGAAACCGCGATCGCGAGAAATTTCCAACAAAATGATAAGCTTGATACAGATTAACCGCGAAAAAAACTGATAAATCGCTTCTTAGAGATAATTTTTCTCTCTTGACAACCGGGGGACTGCCCCGGCCATAGTAAATAAAACCCTACTGATAGGGGGAAGCGATAGGTAGGCACCCAGCTTGTAAGAAGTTGGACACTGCCAAGCTTTACTGCGAAGCTTGGTAGGATCGAGCAAAAACTGTCGCGGACGGATTTAAGGAGTAAAGAACTTGAAAAAAGTAGAAGCGATTATTCGACCGTTTAAACTGGACGAAATCAAAATCGCCTTGGTAAACGCGGGCATCGTCGGGATGACCGTTTCCGAAGTACGAGGTTTTGGACGCCAAAAAGGTCAAACCGAACGCTATCGCGGCTCCGAGTATACCGTTGAGTTTCTTCAGAAGCTCAAATTGGAGCTGGTTGTGGAAGACGACCAAGTGGATATGGTGGTTGATAAAATTATCTCTGCCGCTCGTACTGGTGAAATCGGCGACGGCAAAATCTTTGTCTCCTCTGTGGGGCAGGTTGTCCGCATCCGTACCGGCGAAAAAAACTTAGAAGCTCTCTAGTCCAGTAACTTGCTAAGTCGATTTGCCAGTCAATCTGGTTGAATTAGGTACCAACTCCCAGGTTGGTCGCAGTCACGATTGCAGGGACCAATGTTATCAATGTTACCGATGTTCGAACAGCTGCGAAAGCTGGGGCAGTAACTTAGCAAACGCCTGAGAGCGATGGCTCAGGCGTTTTTTCATATCCGGCGGCATTTCGGCAAAGGTCATCCCCGCTTCATTGAAGTAAAAAATGGGGTCGTAGCCAAATCCCTCAGTTCCCCTGGGAGATTGCAGAATTTCTCCCGGGCAAACGCCTTCCACGGAGATGGCGATTTCTCCGTTGGGTTGCGCCACCGCCAAGGCACAAACAAACTTCGCCTGCCGCTGGCTGGTATCTCCCAACTCCCGCAATAACCGCTGAATGCGCTCTTCGTCACTTTTGCCGTAGCGTGCCGAATAAATGCCCGGGGCACCTCCCAAGGCATCCACCATCAAGCCAGAATCATCCGCGATCGCCCATTTTTCGGTAGCCTGAGCAACTTGCGAAGCTTTCAAACAAGCATTTTCCACAAAGGTTTCGCCGGTTTCTTCCACTTCAATTTCCGCAGGCTTTAACGCCAAACGCCAGCCTCCATCGGCAGGGAAATAAGACTGCATTTCCCGCAATTTCCCCGGATTTCCCGTAGCAACCACCAATGATGGTATTGATTTTCGCTCGACCATAAACCTACACCAGATTGCGATTTCTTTTCTATCTAGCGATTGGCTTCGCTAGCCCAATTTTTTGCCCATTCCAGGGTCTGACGCACCTGTTGGATATCCGATGCTTCGCAATACAACCGTAGCACGGGTTCGGTGCCACTAAAGCGTACCAGCAGCCAACTGTAATCTGCCAGTCGGAATTTATAACCATCGGTTTGGGTGCAATCCAAAACAACTTTGCCAGCAATTTCGCTGGGTGGCTGGGTTTGCAACTTTTGCAGGAGTTTTTCCCGCACTTCCATGCTGGCAAGGGGTAAGTCGATGCGGTCGTAGCTGGAAACGAACTGGGTTTTCGTTTGCAATTCCCGATATAGCTGCTGCAGGTCTTGCCCCGATTGCACCATCGCTTCCAACAGATATAACGCCGACAGCAAGGCATCCCGTTCGGGAATGTGGCTGCCGTAGCCAATGCCGCCGGATTCTTCCCCTCCCAGCAAGACTTGGGTTTGGTTCATTCTTTCGGCAATGTATTTGTAGCCGATGGGGGTTTCGCAAATGGGTAGGTGGTAGGCGGAAGCCACTTTGTAAATGAGGTCGGAACCGCTAAAGGTTTTCACCACTTCACCGCTTTTGCCCTGGCGTTGGGTGAGGTGTTCGATCAAAATGGGAATTAAGATTTGGGAGCTGAGGAAGGTTCCTTCCCGGTCAACAGCGGCAATGCGATCGCTATCGCCATCAAATACAAATCCCACCAATTTTTGCTGCGGATCCTGGCGGTGGTAGCGGCGAATGTGGCGGCTGAGCTGCGATAGGTAGCGGGGCAACGGTTCCGGAGCACCACCGTCGAACAAAGGATCGCGGCTGCTATTGATTTCGTTGATGGGCAGATCCAAAATTTTCGCCAAACCACCGGTGGCTGCCCCATGCATGACATCAGCAAATACGGTGATTTCTCCCTGCTGCAAGGCGCGGCGAATGGCGCTCAGGTCGATTTGCGACTGAATGGCACGGCAGTATCCTTCCCAAGGGGAAAAATGACCCAGGCTGCCGGTTTGGGCTGCTGTTTGGGGAGGTTGGCTGAGTTGGTTTTCGATTTGTTGGGTGATTTCCCCGGAAACGGAACCGCCAAAGTTGCCTTTGACTTTCAATCCCAAATATTTCCCTGGGTTGTGGCTGGCGGTTAAAACCATGGCACCGAGGGCTTTTTGTTCGTAGGCTGCCCAGCTAAAGGCTGGGGTGGGGGCATAGGTATCCGCCAGCAAAACGTCGTAACCGGCTTCGGTGATTGCTGTGGCCGCTTTCTGGGCAAAGGTTTCTGCCATGAAACGGCGGTCGTATCCGACGATGACCTTGCGGTTGGTGGCTTGGGAACTGTAGTTGCTTTCCAAAACCCGAGCCGCCGTGGCAGCGACCACGGCAACCCGCTCGTAGGTAAAGTCGTCGGCAATAATGCCTCGCCAACCATCGGTGCCAAAGCGAATTGTTTTTTGAGTCATAATTCCTTCACTTACCAAAAGAGGTCCTCTTTATAAGGTATCGATTTATTAAGAACTTTTCTCGGGATTTAAGTTAAATTTTATCATTGTTATTATAAAGGAAATGATTTTGCAGTGATACAAGAGACGGCTTCTTGGGGAATCCTAAATAG is drawn from Geitlerinema sp. PCC 9228 and contains these coding sequences:
- a CDS encoding P-II family nitrogen regulator, with the protein product MKKVEAIIRPFKLDEIKIALVNAGIVGMTVSEVRGFGRQKGQTERYRGSEYTVEFLQKLKLELVVEDDQVDMVVDKIISAARTGEIGDGKIFVSSVGQVVRIRTGEKNLEAL
- a CDS encoding phosphoglucomutase/phosphomannomutase family protein — encoded protein: MTQKTIRFGTDGWRGIIADDFTYERVAVVAATAARVLESNYSSQATNRKVIVGYDRRFMAETFAQKAATAITEAGYDVLLADTYAPTPAFSWAAYEQKALGAMVLTASHNPGKYLGLKVKGNFGGSVSGEITQQIENQLSQPPQTAAQTGSLGHFSPWEGYCRAIQSQIDLSAIRRALQQGEITVFADVMHGAATGGLAKILDLPINEINSSRDPLFDGGAPEPLPRYLSQLSRHIRRYHRQDPQQKLVGFVFDGDSDRIAAVDREGTFLSSQILIPILIEHLTQRQGKSGEVVKTFSGSDLIYKVASAYHLPICETPIGYKYIAERMNQTQVLLGGEESGGIGYGSHIPERDALLSALYLLEAMVQSGQDLQQLYRELQTKTQFVSSYDRIDLPLASMEVREKLLQKLQTQPPSEIAGKVVLDCTQTDGYKFRLADYSWLLVRFSGTEPVLRLYCEASDIQQVRQTLEWAKNWASEANR
- the rdgB gene encoding RdgB/HAM1 family non-canonical purine NTP pyrophosphatase; translation: MVERKSIPSLVVATGNPGKLREMQSYFPADGGWRLALKPAEIEVEETGETFVENACLKASQVAQATEKWAIADDSGLMVDALGGAPGIYSARYGKSDEERIQRLLRELGDTSQRQAKFVCALAVAQPNGEIAISVEGVCPGEILQSPRGTEGFGYDPIFYFNEAGMTFAEMPPDMKKRLSHRSQAFAKLLPQLSQLFEHR